The following coding sequences are from one Novosphingobium sp. Gsoil 351 window:
- a CDS encoding MipA/OmpV family protein, which yields MRRTILLAAAFAALTPTLVHAQNDGPQTDTVFDGDYLTVGVGGFYGPSYEGSDDYVLFPAPVIQGRLLGVAITPRPGGIALDFIPDAKDAKVGFSLGPVANIRRDRVSKIKDPVVKRLGKLETAVEVGGNAGVTVYDVVTGYDSLTVSADARWDVAGAHKGMLWGPSISYFTPVSKGVAVNLAISAEHMDRDYADYYFTVSPTGAVASALPTFQAKGGWKNVGVNALVGVDFDGDLTNGGLAGFVTGGYTKLLGDAKRTPLTSIRGDADQWLVGAGLAFTF from the coding sequence ATGCGTCGCACCATCCTACTCGCCGCCGCGTTCGCGGCGCTGACCCCTACGCTCGTCCATGCCCAGAACGACGGGCCGCAGACCGACACCGTGTTCGATGGTGACTACCTGACCGTCGGCGTCGGCGGGTTCTATGGCCCGAGCTACGAAGGGTCGGACGATTACGTGCTGTTCCCCGCACCGGTGATCCAGGGCCGCTTGCTCGGCGTGGCGATCACCCCGCGCCCGGGCGGCATCGCGTTGGACTTCATTCCCGACGCCAAGGACGCCAAGGTCGGCTTCAGCCTCGGCCCCGTCGCCAACATCCGCCGCGATCGGGTGTCGAAGATCAAGGATCCGGTGGTCAAGCGCCTCGGCAAGCTCGAGACTGCAGTCGAAGTCGGCGGCAACGCGGGGGTCACGGTGTATGATGTGGTCACCGGCTACGATAGCCTGACCGTAAGCGCCGATGCCCGCTGGGACGTGGCGGGGGCGCACAAGGGGATGCTGTGGGGGCCATCGATCAGCTACTTCACCCCGGTCAGCAAGGGCGTCGCAGTCAACTTGGCGATCAGCGCCGAGCACATGGATCGCGACTACGCCGACTACTACTTCACCGTGAGCCCAACGGGGGCGGTCGCCAGCGCTTTGCCCACTTTCCAGGCGAAGGGCGGATGGAAGAACGTCGGCGTAAACGCGCTCGTCGGGGTCGATTTCGACGGCGACCTGACCAACGGCGGATTGGCGGGGTTCGTCACCGGCGGCTATACGAAGCTGCTGGGCGACGCGAAGCGAACGCCACTGACCAGCATCCGCGGCGATGCCGACCAGTGGCTGGTGGGGGCAGGGCTGGCGTTTACGTTCTAG
- a CDS encoding DUF2585 domain-containing protein encodes MWLAAGAILLAMGRVPICACGTVKLWWGVVQSAENSQHIADWYSFSHVIHGLLFYFFAHLLWRRWRLFGGRPAAWALPIAVAFEAFWELLENSPLIIDRYRAVTVSFGYSGDAVINSLADIGFMALGFWIASKLPVWASVAMAIGFELFTLLMIRDNLTLNILMLVWPLDAVRAWQAG; translated from the coding sequence ATGTGGCTGGCGGCGGGGGCGATCCTGTTGGCGATGGGCCGGGTGCCGATCTGCGCCTGCGGCACGGTCAAGCTGTGGTGGGGCGTGGTTCAGTCGGCCGAAAACAGCCAGCACATCGCCGACTGGTATTCGTTCAGCCATGTCATTCACGGGCTGCTGTTCTATTTCTTCGCCCACCTGCTGTGGCGGCGGTGGAGGCTGTTCGGCGGGCGCCCGGCGGCCTGGGCGCTACCGATCGCGGTGGCGTTCGAGGCGTTCTGGGAACTGCTTGAGAATTCGCCGCTGATCATCGACCGCTATCGCGCGGTGACGGTCAGCTTCGGCTATTCGGGCGACGCGGTTATCAACAGCCTGGCCGACATCGGCTTCATGGCGCTTGGCTTCTGGATCGCCAGCAAGCTGCCGGTGTGGGCCAGCGTGGCGATGGCGATCGGCTTCGAGCTGTTCACGTTGTTGATGATCCGCGACAATCTGACGCTCAACATCCTGATGCTGGTCTGGCCGCTGGATGCGGTGAGGGCGTGGCAGGCGGGGTGA